TTTGCAGCCCTTCGCCATCGGTGCCCGAGGCGTCTGCGATGTGGACGTGGGCGGTGTGGGGGGCGATGAGGCGAGTGAACTCCAGCAAGTCACCATGTCCCGCCGCGCAGGCGAGGGCGGCGTGGGAGACGTCGAAGCACAGCCGGGCGCCCGTCGCCTCGACGAGCTGGAGCCAGTCCTCCACAGCCATGAATGCGTCATGATACCACTGGCCGCCGAAGTACCACGGATACGGTGGCATATTTTCCATGAGCACTTCCACACCGGGCTCCGCAAGGAGTTGGGGCAAGTTGTCGCACAGTCGGGCTACCAGGTCGGCGCGGGTGTCGGGCTCCGGCTCATAGCTCATTGCGCCGGGGTGTGAGACAACGCGCACGCGTTCGGGCGTTCCGGAAAAATGCGGGCGCAGTTCGCGGGCGATGTCCATGACCCGTCGCAGGACATCCATGCTGGTCTGCACCGTGGCGCGGTCCGGGCTGCAGAAGTTGAGCAGGCGGCCGTGGTAGTACTCGGGCGCGTGGATGACCAATTCCTGGGAGAAGGAGGGCAGGTCCGGTATCTCGGCATCCAGGTCGGTATCGGTGAGGTGGAATTCGAACAGGTCCGGGTGGAAGCGGGTCATACGGTCCAGGTCGCGGTAGCGCACCACAGGACCCCAGCGCAGGGGGAACCCGCCCGCCAGTTCCTCGAGAGACGCATCGGACAGGTCGGTCTCGCGGAACTGTTCATCCTGCGCGATATCTCTGCGGGCGGTGCGTCCAATGAGCTCGCCCATGCGCTGGGGAAGGATCCCGTGGCCGGGCCCCATGACCTTGATCATATCCGCGGCGATGACTTCTCCGGCTCGGATCGGGCGCGCCGCAACCAGGCTCTTGCCCAGGGCCAGGCGATTGAGCAGCTCCCCACGTGAGCGGACCCTTTTCGGCTTGCCCATGGCCTGCTCCACATTGCGGATGTCCCGCACCTGCTTCTCCAGGCCTACAGGTTCCAGACTGGCGGCGTGATCGGGGCCGGGCATGGTGCGGTCGAGAGTGATGTGGCGCTCGATGATGCAGGCCCCCATGGCCACGGCGGCGGTGGACACCGCGATCCCACGCTCATGCCCAGAGTAACCAACGGGCACCCCGAACTCCCGCAGGCGCTCCATGAAGCGCAGGTTGATGTCCTTGAATGGCGCCGGGTACGTAGACTGGCAATGCAGAAGCGCAAACTGGACCCCGCGCTGGTGCAGCATTTCCACGGTGGTTGCGATCTCGTCCAGGCTGGACATGCCGGTGGACAGGATCAGCGGCTTGCCGGTGGCGGCCAGGTGCTCCAGCAGGGGCAGGTTTGTGAGGTCCGCGGATGCCACCTTGTAGCAGCGGATGCCGATGCTCTCCAGGAAGTCCACGCTCTCGATGTCCCACGGACTGCAGATGAACTCCACGCCGCGTTCGGCGCAGTATCCCGACAGGTCGCGCATGACCTCCTCAGAGAGCTCAGCCTGCTGCAGGTAGGGCAGGAGAAAGCCGATCTCCTTTTCCTCGCGTGTGGGGTCGTCGAGGGTGCGAGCGGAGTAAAGGGTTTCCAGCGTGCGCTTCTGGAACTTCACCGCATCGACCCCGGATGCCACAGCTACGTCGATGAGCTTGCGGGCAAGCTCGGGGTTGCCGTTGTGGTTGATACCCGCCTCTGCGATGATGTATGCCGGCTCGCCGGGGCCGATGAGGCGGTCGCCGATTGCCAGGTGTGTGATGATTCGCGTCATGCTTCAGCGTATCTCGATGCCCCGGATGGCTTCTCCGGCGAGCACGAAATCCTCCTCATGGTCAATGTCGATGGAGCGGATCGGGTCCATCTCCACCACCCTTACGTGGCCGCCAAGACGGTTCTGGTACGCGAGCAGGACATCACGGCGGGTCACGTAGACCGCCCCATTTTCCCGGTACTTCTGGGGCATGTCCTGGGAGCGCGGGCGCTTCTGGTAGTCATACTCGGCATGGTACCGTCCGGTCTCGTCACGAGTGCCCATGAGATACCAGTGCTGCACGTGCAGGACAGTCATTACTGCGTCGCAGCCGGAATCAAAGAGCAGGTTGATGCACTCGTCGATGGTGTCGGTCCCGCGCAAAGGCGAGGTGCACTGCAGAAGGGTCACAGCGTCGGGAATGTACCCCTCCCTGTCCTCAAGGACCTGGAGGGCGTGGAGCAGAGCGGGCTCGGTGGGGGTTGTGTCCCCGGCGAGCTCCGCGGGCCGGCGGATGACTTCGGCCCCTGCGGCAGAAGCGACTTCGGCGATCTCATCATCATCCGTAGAGACCACCAGGCGGTCGATGAGGGTGGACCTCAGGGCAGCCTCGATGGTCCACACGATCAGCGGCTTGCCCGCCAGTTCCCGCACATTCTTGCGGGGGATCCCCTTGGAGCCCCCGCGAGCGGGGATGATGGCCAGTACACGACGATTGGTGTCCATGATGGTCTCTCCGCACAACGCAATGACGGCGGATCAGTAGCGCTCGATCGTGAGCCCGGGCGATGGCACCAGTCTGATGAGCCTTTCTGCCCCCGCCGCCAGAAGCTGTGCCCCCATCCAGTCGGGGGATTCGTGCAGGGCGATGATGGTACCCCCGCGCCCGGCGCCGGATAGCTTCGCGCCAAGCGCTCCGGCCTTCAACGCCGCGTTGATGAGGCGTTCGTTCGGTTCGCCCACGCCCACGAGGTCCTGGACCAGAGCGTGGCTCTCGCGCATGAGTTCGCCCAACCACTCCCAGTCGGCGTTGATGAGTGCGCGCTTGCCGAGTCTGCCCAGTTCGCCGATGCGCGCGAAGCCCGCGATCTGGGCCGGGTCGCCGTTCTCCCACTTGCGGCGGGGTTCGGCATGGTACTGTCCCGAATGACGCTGGACGCCGCTGTTGGCCAGGATGAAGGGCAGGTTCGGAACGTCCTGAGCCAGGGGTTCCACGGTGGCATAGGGTGCCCGGGGGTCGAAAGTGTGGTTCTCCTTGCCCCGCAGGTCCACGCAGTTGAGGCCACCGAAGACCACCATGTATTGGTCCTGGAAGCCGCAGTGGACTCCCAGTTCCTGGCGCTCCACGCGGCGCGCAAGTTCGGCAAGTTCGTGACGCGGGATCTCAATGTCGAAATGGGCCAGGGTTCCGGCGAGGATCACCAGGAGCATGGCCGTCGAACCGGCGCAGCCACTCATGAGAGGAATATTGCTCTGAGCGCGCACATGGAAGGTTGCATTGGGGTCGATGAGGCCTTTCTCCGCGTACTCGCTGGTGCGCAGATAGCGCCAGACCGCTTTCGCCACATCCAGGAAGTGGAGGTCCGGGTCATAGGCGAGCTTATCCGGGGTGTCGATGACCTGGTACTGGCCGTAGATGTCGAAGATCAGCACCGGGCTGGAAGCAACGGTTGCGTCAGCGCGCTCGCCGATGGTACAGGAAACCACCGTGCCGCCGTATATGTCGGATGGATTGCCGATGATGCCCCCGCGACCGGGAGCAGTGACGCGAACCATGGGCAGAGACCGCCAGGTGGAAAAGTGAATAGCGCGATTATGCGATTGTGGGCCTCCACGCGGCGGGAGTCAAGAAGAGCGTGAGTGATGCCCCGGGTTGATACCCGGGTTGATGCCCCGGGTTGATACCCGGGTTGACGCCCCGGGTTGATGCCCCGGGTTGAAACCCGGGGCTACAGGCCTGCGGCCGGGCGTCCTGAGGGACGCGTAGGTTGACGCCCCAGATCGACGCCCCGCGCTGAAGCACGGGGCTATGGGCCTGCGGCCGGGCGTCCTGAGGACGGGCTTTCCCGTCCCGCGCTGAAGCCCCGCGCTGAAGCCCCGCGCTGAAGCACGGGGCTAGGGGCCTGCGGCCGGGCGTCCTGCCGGACGCAAAGGCCGAGGAGATTGCCGACCAGGTTGCGGCGGTCGAGCATCTCGACAGGCCGTTTGCCGTCCAGCCCCGAAGGGGCGGCAGTCTCTTGCCACCAGCGTCAGCTGGTGGAATCAGGGCCCCCCTCCAGATTATAAGAGCCCCCGAAGGGGGCGGCAGAAATCCGACCTCCGCCTGCGGGGGCGTCGACGCCCCAGATCGACGCCCCGCGCTGAAGCACGGGGCTATGGGCCTGCGGCCGGGCGTCCTGAGGACGGGCTTTCCCGTCCCGCGCTGGCGCCCCGCGCTGAAGCACGGGGCTGTGGGCCTTCGGCCGGGCGTCCTGCCGGACGCAAAGGCCGAGGAGATTGCCGACCAGGTTGCGGCGGTCGAGCATCTCGACAGGCCGTTTGCCGTCCAGCCCCGAAGGGGCGTCAGCCCTTTGCCACCAGCGTAAGCTGGTGGAATCAGGGCCCCCCTCCAGATTACAAGAGCCCCCGAAGGGGGCGGCAGACGCCCCGCGCTGAAACCCGGGGCTATGGGCCTGCGGCCGGGCGTCCTGCCGGACGCAAAGGCCGAGGAGATTGCTTCGTCTCCAATAACGACCGTCGAAACGACCGCCGACCGGGACGGTCGGCCTGCGCGGGGTTACCCATTCCGCCCCAGGTCGAGCCTCTCGCTCGACGATGTGCGGTGTTGTCGTCCCGTCCCGGTTCGTCTACTGGTCTACCACCATCTCCAGCCGCAGGTCGTCGATGTACGCGGTGACCTGTGATGCGTTGTAGCTGTGGATCCAGATCTGCACCGCGACGGTCTCGTCGGTGGTCTCGAACTCATACCGGAAGGGCGCCCATTGGCCCTGAGGTCCTTCGAGGGTCCCAAGCGGGGCCATGTTGCCCTTATCGTCGCTGAGGTTGGCGACCTTGCCCTCCGCGTTCAGGTAGCGCATGTACATGCCCACGCCGTTTCCGGTCTTGTGGAAAACCTGGCCGCTGAGCACCAGTCGCTTCCTCCCCTCAACGGGCACGCGCAGGGAAGTCACATTGGAGCCCGTGCCCTTCTGGTCATCGTTGATCAGAAGCGAACGCTTGCCGGTTGCGGCCTGGTCCTCGGATATGGAACTGATCGGCCCGTCGTTCAACTGCCAGCCCCAGGATGCAAGCTCGAAGCTGCCGTTGGTCAGCAGGCCGCCGGTCTCATCGTCATTCCCGTCGGCGGGGGTAATGGTGACCGTCACCCGGGCAGAACCCACGGGCTTTGTGAAACGGATCGCGATGCGGGTGGGCTGAACCCGGCTTTCCTCGTGGATCTCAGCGGCCTCGATGGCGAACTCACCGCCTTCCACCTCTATGCGGGCCCGGACCGCCCGGTCATACTCGGAGATGAAGAGAGACCCGTCCTCCAGTTGCAGCCAGGCTCCATCGGTGATAAGCGCCGTCTCGAACTCCCGGGGCTCGCTGAAGAGCACGGAATCCTCCACGGTCAGGCTGCCCTTGCCCTCGCGGGAGTAGACGAACTTGCGGGTGAGCGCCTCAAGCTCAGGAACGGCGTAAGCGGCCTTGAGGTCCAGTTCGAGAGTGTCGGCGCTGTCGCTGAAGTCCGCATTGATGACCTTCGCTTCCGCTTTGCGCCCGGTCTGTTGCAGCTGT
The sequence above is drawn from the Armatimonadota bacterium genome and encodes:
- a CDS encoding N-acetylneuraminate synthase family protein, whose translation is MTRIITHLAIGDRLIGPGEPAYIIAEAGINHNGNPELARKLIDVAVASGVDAVKFQKRTLETLYSARTLDDPTREEKEIGFLLPYLQQAELSEEVMRDLSGYCAERGVEFICSPWDIESVDFLESIGIRCYKVASADLTNLPLLEHLAATGKPLILSTGMSSLDEIATTVEMLHQRGVQFALLHCQSTYPAPFKDINLRFMERLREFGVPVGYSGHERGIAVSTAAVAMGACIIERHITLDRTMPGPDHAASLEPVGLEKQVRDIRNVEQAMGKPKRVRSRGELLNRLALGKSLVAARPIRAGEVIAADMIKVMGPGHGILPQRMGELIGRTARRDIAQDEQFRETDLSDASLEELAGGFPLRWGPVVRYRDLDRMTRFHPDLFEFHLTDTDLDAEIPDLPSFSQELVIHAPEYYHGRLLNFCSPDRATVQTSMDVLRRVMDIARELRPHFSGTPERVRVVSHPGAMSYEPEPDTRADLVARLCDNLPQLLAEPGVEVLMENMPPYPWYFGGQWYHDAFMAVEDWLQLVEATGARLCFDVSHAALACAAGHGDLLEFTRLIAPHTAHVHIADASGTDGEGLQIGEGEVPFEDIMPVLQGLDVGFIPEIWMGHRNDGEGFVIALNRLAKFVR
- a CDS encoding acylneuraminate cytidylyltransferase family protein, giving the protein MDTNRRVLAIIPARGGSKGIPRKNVRELAGKPLIVWTIEAALRSTLIDRLVVSTDDDEIAEVASAAGAEVIRRPAELAGDTTPTEPALLHALQVLEDREGYIPDAVTLLQCTSPLRGTDTIDECINLLFDSGCDAVMTVLHVQHWYLMGTRDETGRYHAEYDYQKRPRSQDMPQKYRENGAVYVTRRDVLLAYQNRLGGHVRVVEMDPIRSIDIDHEEDFVLAGEAIRGIEIR